The sequence aaaaattatatacttaaaaatagcaTAATGGAATTATTAGAACTGTGATAATGAGCACGCAggcaaaaaaagaaaataacaaatgttttgtataattaaagtatagtataaacaattttaataaatcaataaatgattattaatattaaaagaaaattatgataCCATATCAGAAACACAAAGGtagattaacaaaatatttacactaaaGCAATTGCTATAATTTAACAACACGTTATTTACACCCATGTGTTCACTCATTTCTATACTCCCCGAAAGTGACTTTTGTTCAACGTTACGTCAAGTGAACCTCCGCCCTCTGCAGACACGCATCGTTCAGCTTCCGGCGAGTATAGAACACGAGCAAATCTCATACGCTTCTTCGAATACTACAGTACAACTTAACTTTGTCATAACAGGTAACATCTGACTTTCACACTATAATACATAACGTTCACAACgccaaaaaaatgtgtttaatatttctatacaatATTGCACGCGGTATGTCACTATTGTATATTAATGAATGTAAACTAGGCGTACGAGTCAATCATATTGCGAATCACAAAATTTTACTCCTCAACGGGAAGCTACCGTCGTATTCTTCGTCGAACCTCATCAACAACTATACATAGACACATAAATCTATGACTTACAATAAACGGAGTTCTCATAGAACTTAAGGATACATACGATCGACCGTCGATCTCCATTACTCGAAAATATCACTAGCACTACTAGACTATATACTATCCACACGGAGACGCTCCCCGCTCGGCGCGAGAGCTCGCAGTCTAGGCGTCGCGAAGTATAAATGCAAAGTGGGCAGAGGCCCGACGAGCGCCCGCGCGTCACTGGGACAGCAGCTTCTGCAGCAGCGACGCCTTAGCCGAGCCCGTCTGCGCCTCATCACCGCCCGCCGCCGCCTCCGCCGAGCCCTCCGTAGTACTCTGCGCAACACACACGGTCAGTGAGCCACACGCTAGGCGTCTGGGAACATTGCGACTATCGAATCGGATTCATGATTAGATTCGTAGATATCGTATAGGAAAATTGTGTAGTCTCAGATTAGTCTATCATTTTTAGACTTCAGTATTTTTAAAGGTTgaaattttttgaattattacttttcataattaaatcgaCCATAGTTTTTACTATCTACAAAAAAGTGAATCTatcaatactttattaaatatgagaCTATCTatcgcaaaataaaaataaatatctcttaTTATAGCCatctcatattttattttgactttagCAAAATATTAACATCACACGTAGTTAGGACCAATCAAAATTTAAGCTAAACTATCCACTAGTAGAGAAAACTTAATTTCCAATGACATGGTAAAAAATTtactgaattataaaaaaatacactgttgaatcgttttaaaataaaaattaactaatacaaaataggaagaattaaaacataattctaAGTACCACAACTTGAGTAAATAATGCctattactatataattaaagacaaatataaaattaggttGTTTCCAATTCAAATAAGAATACATTTTGATTACTTACACAAATAACTATCtagaaatcttattaaattgattccgtttaataaaaacttattaaggATAAGGAAAATTCCTAGATGAATTGAAATCGTAATTATTTGCTTGCGGCTTACGAACAATATAATTTGCACcgataatgattataattaaaaatatagtagtaCATGAAAACCTTAACCAGAGACTCATTGATATTTTAACCGATATTGttgtatatacttttatattaaataaattagttgaagaataaaaattatatccgtCTATTATTTTTCAACTTGAAACATATTacgtttagttattttatcgtttataacatatttctattggaattaatttatttaaatgaagtgCAATAGCTCTAAGcgtatatttgatatttgtgtATGTACACATTGgtcgtaaataatatttggtTAATACGAATACTATTGTGACTAGTATTAGGAATTTCAAAGTTTATAAACTccgtttcaaaatatatattacattaggaAACAACCCAATTGGGACAATTCACAGTAGTGacgttttataacaattaaagtaaCGATTTACTTAATTTAGAGCTTTGATAATAAGAAAATCTTGCAACTCGATTTAGACTCGCATATGCAGGCAGATGACAGTAGATAgtacttacaataaaaacatcaaataaaacaattaattattaatcgtgtcatattatatgtaaaacgtctacttattaaatcaaaaagtaATACTATCTTATTGCatactgtaatataaatatatcgttgttcattagaatattatatattataaaataatcaactaTGGAATAAAGCCATTTTTAATTGTCAAATCAGTCAAATACCGGTAGTAGGtatcgattaaatatatatatttttttaattctttgtgCTAttgttaaattgatttatttgcaGTACTCCCTGCATcggatgttaaaaatacataaataattatttcattgtcgAAATCgttgattatatatattgttttgtatgtaacaaattgaaattaaatttaaaagtacataatgATCGAGTTGCAGTATTAACttctaaaactttaaataatcgaatataacactttaaactttataatactttattttcataatattgtaaacaatattagttttatatataagacgaagagtaattttaattttatttaagagcgAAATAGAATTACTCTGTTAGTCATAGGAGTTAATAAGTAACAACATTAAATGGTActaaccttaaaatatttttacttattatataaatattgcatagcatgttgtttatttgaaaatgatttCAGAGGTAAAGAGCAATAAgcagttgaaaaatattaagaaataagtgAGGGTGTATACTTCGTTCTCAAGTATCCGAATTaccatgtttatatataaatattatgaatgaacATTTTGATCGCACCTCACATTTCgatcgaaatataattataatcatgcaatcaattattataatgatctGTAATACGGCACTCGATAAACGACATAATTCGTatgctatatataaaatattttacgagcAAAATAATAAGCAGTCCAATtgcaaaatcataaaaattttatataactacacCTTAATTAAAACCGTAACCATAATTTAACGCTTGCGCATGCGAATTACCCCATTTTTAAGCTAATATATCACAAGTACAGAAAACCTAGGAAGCGATGACATTATCATGTTCTcatgaatttatataatctaaatcaaattcaaaatgcatatataattatgaaataatatctataagaattattattcaaattcacATCACAAAAgctttattgataatttagaaATGTGCCAATCATTGTTACTGTAATAAAGCATTGGACGCGAATGATTAGAGACATTCGGAATTGAAGTAAGAGAAAAACTTTACGAGCGTCGTTGGCACACCTCTTTCATTCAGCCTCTAATAGTCAGATGGTCGACTCGACAACACACGCAGCAGAGCAGACTCaatacgtaatatttatataaatgtaattctacaaaaaataatggaaaTCGATACAGAAGTAGTGTAAAAGTGACTTGATGGTTTGGTACCGCTGGTCGCGTCCCTGGCTTACCGGTATGCTCTGTTGCGACTCCCACGAGTTTGCCGACGCCGATGACGCTCGACCCCCCACCACACCACCGCCACCTACATACGTACACACGGATACATTGCCAGTAACCAGCCGTCACTCTGGCAATGTTTTATCACCACATTCTCTTTTATCTATGCTTACTTTTCAAAACAACGAAAAGagtgtcatatatatatatgtattagataTCGCTTCCAAACCTAACGTGATtctgtttcatttataatatacattgccTGATAATAAATTGATCAATTTTGTTCACTGAATACGCTACACTTCGATTCTCGACccgtttacataatataatataatagacatttcatcaaacaaacatttagttctgtaaaatgattgaatctaattttaaataaacgcgtAATATGGTtgctacgaaaaaaaaaattggtgacCTACTGAAACAATTGAATTTGCTCGGCTCatttcctaaataaaaaaacgatacaAAACAAATTCGCAGACTGTTCCGAAGTGTCTTTCCAACAGTTGAGCTAATAtcctattaaaaacatttaaatacacattttatttacttataacaattatatcttaattttgaCTTAATCATCTATTCACATTTTAAGATGCATCATGAAGAGTAATTACTTCGCTGATATCGAAactatcaaaaatttaaaactgtcGATGTCGCCTCGCGtttagaaaagaaaaatataagtttactaataaattaatacccaaaatccaaatatatttgataacaattaaagttataacATAAAACTGTTATCATTATGAAAcagaaaaattactttttatgcaTTACGCACAATACAAGGAaccaattttgataaaactttttgtGTTTAATAGAAATTAAGACTTAAAAATTGGGATGTATTAAATCTCGCTACGATCACGAGAGCCAGATGTACAACAATCAAACCACTTGTAAAAAGGTTCCTATGGATACGAAATGAGGATTCCGGTTTAAAATCTACACTGACAAGGTTGCGGGAAAAATTAGTAGATAgaacaatatacatacaataacgGAGTTGATTGGTGATTATTTTTGATTCATTCTCTTTTCCTGTGTATATAAAAACTACGGTAACAATAATTACGCTTACAACGTATACGTGTAGCCAAAACTTAAGGATTCGTATCTATCTATCAATGTTAtccaaaaaatatcttattttttcaatattaagtaatattatggTCAATTAAATATCGTTGAAGGTAACTTGGTATCAAAGAATTACCAAGactataaaagcaaataaagtttacgaataatcataataaacatataatataatatctgagtcttaatatacatttatttagtataaaattatatataagtaattaaaggtttaaatatttactaaatataaactttCAGTAAAGTACAAAAccaaaaggtttttttaaacttaaaggTAACTTATGAAACATTTTCATAAGTGTACTTTTCTCAAATTATTCATGGATTGATacgagttaaaaaatatataaattgtaatcaaaatattgtaaaaataatacagttatgattattaaaatctagtcactaaaacaaacaattttatctaGAGTGTCTCGGAAGTCCAAATGCTTGACCAAAAAGTAGGTTTacatttcgttatttattttcgcCGAAATAATTCATAATCCACAACAACAGTAGTAGTATGCTCAGTGTAATCTCCTACAATATTTGAAACATACTCGAATAAATTTCGATTCACCAGAGCAAAAGAGATCCAACTTTTTATTTGCCAGGTCAGTACCTGTTCACTCTCAAACAAACATCAGATAAAAGGTTTTCCTAGAAGGAGATCGACCACTCTAGAGATCGAGGTTCCGTAGCGAGGGAAAGAACAGTCGGTACTAACCAGGAGCGGGCATGTCGAACGTGAGCAGCGGGTCGAGCTCGGGCGCGTGCAGCGCGTGCAGGTCGGGGCGGGCCGAGCGCGCGCCCACCACGGCGCGCAGCTCGTTGCGCACGTACTCCGACGTGCCGCCGCCCGCCGCTCCGCCCACGCCGCCCACGCCGCCCACGCCGCCTCCTCCGCTCACGCCGCCCACGCCACCCACGCCTGCGTGTCGGGTAACTACATCAGCGGTCGGCGCGCTACTCACGGCGAAACTTACGCTTCTTGGAGGTCGAGAGCACCTCTCTCTTTTGTTTCGGTCGTATCGCATTGCAGACTGATCCAGATATTAGAAAAATAGCGCTAGTAAATAAGGACGCCATCCAGTCGACGTGATATATAAttcagaattttataaatatacaagcgGAAGTAATTTCGCCTTACGTCAAAATTAAGAGACATGCACGACGACAGTGAGGAGAAATAACAATTTTGCTACGAAAACTACCGTTTACCTTACTTCCTTCGTACCTCGAACGCCAAAGAACCGTGGAAGAGTCGGAAAGGCAAAATTCGTTAGATTATATGCATACATACAAGCGGGTTATTAGAAATGAAATCGACAGTAAATCACGACGAATATTTCGACGACCatttgtttatatgttaatgttaataggGAACAGTTCATTTCTTAAGAGGCCGTTACGACGAAATCAGTCGACACATGCATACTCACACGAGAGCGGATGATCGTGAGGCGAGGCATGCGGCGTGTGCGGCGGGTGTGGCGGGTGCGGCGGGTGCGGCGGGTGCGGCGGATGCGGCGGGTGCGGCGGGTGCGGCGGGTGCGCGGGGTGCGCGCCCTGCGCCATTCGCCGCGCGAACTCGCCGCACAGGGCTCGGACGCCCACATCGCTCTCCTCATAGTAGCCGCCCACTGCCACACACGCCTCATATAGTACTCGGCCACTGCCATTCGCGCTTCGTTCAGCACTCGCCTGGCGACGCTGTGCTGAGACCTACCTACTTGGGTACCCGGCCGGTCGCTACCGATTCCGGACTGACTGCCGAGCGAGCGACTCGTTCTCGTGGAGTTCGCGTGCGAGTGGTAATGGCGAGATCGGCATCACCGCCCTCTCCTCTATTCGAAAACTAGGCCATCCGCCTTTACCGTTGCATGCGACCTCTCATAAGCTCGTCTAACTAGTACGCTAACTCTACCCATCGCTTTTATTTCGAATTTCGTATATTAAAGCCAATAATATAATCATGCAATTAGTTGTAAAGAATTTTATCAATCTaaattgtatcataaataaagtttattttaaaatctctaCAGAGCATGCTGAAGGAATTATCGTTTTAGAATAAACATGCTTCGACTTAAAATTCAAGAATGAGAGAACTATCTAcctcaaaataaattagtatatatattatgcatTAAAGCGTACCATTAAAACCTTGGATCagactgaatattttaaatatttatgtttcattaCAATATCCgcagataattataatacttacatacctttataatacatattcttaTGTAAagtcgatttaaaataaaaaatattaaaaacatttcagaatattgatttaaaataaatactctcTAAGTTATACAATTTGCAAACAGTGAATCGACGGCTCGCCtgattaacaatttattatattatataaatcagaaAAAACCGTAACACaggaaatgtataataatattctatacgtaataaataatattctctttTCCACTGTGGCTCGGAGGCTACGTACTGGATGAGTCTAAAAGCACAGGTCGCAAATCTTTAGAGAATACATCGCATATCGATATCAAGTACGCCAACCGACTCACGGATCCAGCGGGGCTACGTACCGTGGtgcgggcgcggcgcgcgcaGGTAGGGCTGCGGCGCCACGGGCGTGTGCAGCGCCGCCGCGTACGCGCCCGCGCttcccgcgccgcccgcgccgcccgcgccctgCGGAGCACACGCTACACTCACTTGTTCCACCTCACGCGCGTGGCGCGCACGTTCGTATCGTATACTTACGAGTTGTCGACTTAGCATTGGATTCTGTTGCGACGAGGGCATTTTGTTGGCGCCGTAGTTCGGCCCCATTTGATCTGtgaacgtaaaaaataaatgtaacactCAATACATGTActgaatattcttaataaatttccCCGTCGAGTGTTTGTACTTACTCGTATGATGATATAGATTATGGAAGTCTGTGCGCTTTAGAGCTACGTTAGGCGGCGTCGCGGAAACTAAAGCATTTATTGTAGAACCGAGATCGGCTTGGGGCTGCTCTGCAGCCTGTAATTACAAAtaacatcaattttaaaattaggaaATCGACTGTGGTAAATTAAGCGTGTGAATGCAAATAGCAAATTTGCATTCACACGCTTCTACTAAAAGACGGCTTTCAtcctaaaattaatatcatgacACTATATACTGTACGTATTGGAAATTATGTGACTATAAAACAGTAGACTGTCGGACTAGTAAATAGGCCACCTTACGGTAAGTAGTCACCCCACCATAAAAATGTAAACCAATCCTTACACCAccaattcaccaccaacaacCTGGAACTTAagaggttatgtcccttgtgcctgcaattACACGTGCTTTATAGCAATTTGTATTGCATTATAAAGCATTGCAATATAAATtagcaaaatattatatgtttaatacaataattatatataaaattttaatgtcatcCTTATACTTTTTTTGGCGGGCCCTTTAACGTTGATACCAAAGTAATAAAAGTGTTCTTGCAAACTTTTCTTGATCGActgtttctaatattattatatttgttacaatcaaaattatattttgtaattataagtgATTCAACAATCATTAGAATTAGTTCAGAGGCCCTAATAAGCGGTGACGACGCACCGGAAACACGAATAAGGCGAGTGAATCACATTTTATTGGCAATCATTCACACAAAAAATCTACAGTGCTTGAGACTACCGACCAAGGACGCATACCTATTTCAATTTACTTTACCAAACActttacaaatatcgattataatTCTCAATCAGAGATATAAAAAACTCattgactttatttaaaattgaattgtaatGAAAAATCGAAttctatgaatttataaatggcATGGCTTTCTTTTTCTAATTctcattatacataaaaataatgtccgACCTCGGGGGAGACGAGCATCTGCTGCGAGCGCTGCATCTGCAGCAGGCGCGTGCGCTGCTGCTCCACCacggcgcgcgcgcgcacgctgTCGGCGTCGCTGCGCGCCACCAGCCCGTAcagcgcgcccgcgccgccgctcATCGTGCACGAGCCCTGCGCGCCACAGACAGGCTTATTGGAGAATATGTATACCGAGTGAAGCCTGGAGTTCGccctatatttattaaaaactctgACTTGGATCGCCGCATtgaaaaaggtgaaaaattcaCTTACTTGACTCTGAGCGGGATAAGCCGACGCTTGGACGCTCGGGCTCGATGAGACCGGACTCTTTGTCGCAGTTTCGAATTGCATAAGACTTTGCGTTATAGCATTTATAAcgtcatttttttctttaacaccCTAAAACAGAGCAGTCGCACATATCTTAGTAATACTCACTACGGTTCGAGAAAGaatctattaaaattgtttccatAAAAGTTCGAAACCAATAGATAAtcctaaatattttactaatataactTACTGCATAATCCGAGCGTAATTGTCGGTTACTCTCCATATCCATGAGAACGTTGACGTCAGGTGCGGAACGATCGTTATATGGCATATTTTCTATCACCTCGTCCAAAATATCCGACAGCGTCTTATCATTTGGTACCTCGCTGTCCCCACTCGTTCCACTCTGCGCTCTCATACCTCCGCCGCTcctacaaatacatttatagatAAGTTGGTAACATCCATTTCTAACAAAAATGAATTCGTCCGACCATCGCAATAAATTCGCAAattgtatatttcaataattattaaacatggtgtgcaaaatttaaacaaattaacaacttaattaaacaatttaaggtatattttctatatttaggTTAGCGACTCACTGCGCCTGGTTGTTATAGGGGTAATGAGGCGGGGCAGGCTGGTAGCCGGCGCGAGCGCCGCCCTGCAGCACCATCTGCAGGTGGCTCTGCCCCGCCTGCCCCACGGGGCCGCCCTGCGACGTCTGAATGCCCTGCATGTTGGAGCAATCCACACTCGATGCCGACGACACCGGGCCCGCGCCTCCGTTCACATTGTTTCCACGAATGCTATAAACATTcagactattttttatatatgcttaattcgtaaaattaagtgcatttaaagttaactttaacctatatatttacataaatcttCATCTTCAACTTAGTCAAAATATCATGATTTAATCGGTGTAATgtactaatactaattattctttatacatAGGAGACTCACACTTaggataatattcattaattcttaaaactatacttatataatttttaggttGCAATGTAATGTCATCAAAATCGATCCCTATGCTCTTTTCAGACAGATAGGCGATGTCGACAGGCAATATCATTCtatatatacgaaaaaaaatttttaaatatacaactcACTTAGCGGTGAGAATATTGGAAATAGTGTGATGTGGGTGGCGAGCCTGCGCCATGTGGAGGGGGTGCTGGTGCTGGTGCGCGTGGCCGAGCGtgggcggcgcgcgcgcccgCGCCGGGTAGGGCCGCAGGATGGGGTTCGGCAGCGGCAGCGGCGTAGGCGGGGTGGTCTGTTGCCGCGCCAACAGCGACACGAGGATTTGGTTCTTCTGACAGAGCGGGCTCATGCCGGGGCCACTGCTGGTTGCCGGACTGTTGGCACTCGACGACGCTGTGGATGTCGGCGCTCCAGACCCGCCGCCTGCTCCTGTGGCACTCGACGACACCTGGTAAATGCGCGCATAATGGTTGATTTCCGattagtaataaatttgtaCTTAAACTTAATGTACAATTAGTTTTACAATTAGAAGGTAGTGCGTATCTTATTAGaaagaacataaaaattagATAACCTCGtatgtaaaatagtaaatataacaataataaaatacataaaatacacgACTAATTAACTCCTTTAAAGTATTATACCCCAATCTCTCTTAGTGGGTGGTTACTTGGACTAGATCTGTAATCTAGTCCAAGTAACCACCTGCAATCATTGCTTTGGTTCCTTAAAACTACATATGTGAGCGGACATACACGGGACTAATTTCTTATCTAGCAACTTACACGCGATACATAATATTGTGAATGTTTGATAGACATGATTACCTGTTGATTCTCAGGCGTAGCTCTCTTAGCGGTGCTCGTAGAGGCTTTGGACTCTTCAAACTTTCGCTTCATGCCGGCTATTCGGTCCATGTACATATCGCTTTCCTGAGAACGTCCGTTGCTTGACGGACCATTATTGTTTGAAAGCAGCTGCGAGAGCAAGGCGCTGGACTGCGAAGATCCACGCGAACTGTCTGTAGAATTTCTTCTGCCTTCCTCTCCGTCCTCGTCAGACTTgtcatttaaaatcttaaataaaatgaatacgttataaataaagagtTAAAAGTAGCAAAACTATTcccgcaataaaaaaaatcatctcacCTTGCGTAGTTGATTGTTATGATGTGTTGACTGGTGGGTGTTATGAGGCGGCGGCTGATGTTGACCCATGTGCGGCGGGGGTCGTGCGTGCGCCTGCGCCGAGTGCAGCGGTGACAAGGCCGAGGCCGGCGTGAGCGGCGTGTGCGGCGTGTGCGGGGTGTGCGGCGTGTGCGGCGTGTGCGGGGTGTGCGGGGCCGAGGTCTCGCTGCTCGTCGCCTCGTCGTCTTCTTGGTTTAGTAAATCTTTGAGTACGCTCTTCTTGCTAAGCAAAATACGAAGGCGATTTGGTTCCTCGTGAACGGCCGCTGGTGGTGGCGCTTCGACTGGCGACGCATGCGCAGCGGGATTATTTTCGCCGCTTTCTTTCCGTTCTTTTGCCTCCTCACCTGACATTTCTCCCATCGGGAAAGATGATGGCCAAGTTTCGAGGTCGAAGTCGTTGATGGTGAATTGATGTTCACCGGGGCTCATAGGGGAGCGATAGCGCGGCTCTGAGGATGATGTCTCACCATTGGCGACTGAAGTCATGAGAGGACCACCGAGCGATGGGCGGGACGTTCCCGCGTCGTGAATATCCACGTCCTCATCGCCGAGTACGGTATTCGTAGACATTATGAAGTCTGGCTCGCCGACTGTCGGAAAGAGTCTAGCCTGTGCGCTTACTCGGATACGAGGACCGTCGGTCCCGATACGTAATCGGTAGGGTTCGCTCACCACGAGCAATCCGGCCCTACCTACTACTTCCTGAAGATGTGTCGATACACGTGCACGATCACTACTTTCAACGAGATCTAAGTAACGAACTCCCACAAGAGAAATAGGAGAATTTATACAGTTTTCCACTCCAGACAAATCACAAGCTgtaacaattcaaaaataaattattacaaattgtaaatagatatgaaaccattttaaaaattaaataaaacctacaTAAGATATTAAAGTTACAATCCAATCTGAAAACGATGGTGGGTCCGCCGTCGTTGGAGATAGCGGCCGACTCACAGCGCCGAATGACGCACATGACGGAGCCGGCCTCCTCCGTGGACGAGCTGCGTACTGGCGCAGCGTGGATCACAGTATCCACAAACCTggccaatgaaataaaaattaaatagtttttcttaaactgtaaataaaatttgttgtatTCCGTTTATTTATCTTCTTTACTACCTCAAAGTAAGTgaaatcgtttttaaaaaatatattacaatacaattagaCAATTATCAAACTAAACCACGACTAACCTGGAACCATCGGCAACATTTGAATCTTTTAAAAGCAGGCGGGCATGGATATATTGGAATTTATCGGAATCGCCCGATCCCCAGGAAAAGTTTTGGATATTTCTCAGCAATGGTTTTAGTTTTGCATGATCGTCAGCATGCAAAAGCGAGAATATTGATTTCTTATATAACTCAGTCCTTTCCGCAAGAACGAggtcttttatattttcagtcACACACTCAATTTCGCCTTTCGAGTTAATTTCCATTAATATTAAACCCAGGACTCCGGTATAATGCTTTATCGCCTGCAATCAATACAtagcattacatttaaataattgtataagctatgtataataaaatcaaatacataatgtacgactaaaattattttttaaacggaAGATAAACAATTTCTTTAAAGGGAACTAACAAGTTAAGTTATAGTGGGTGCTGTAATTAACGCccattacaaattaaatcaaagaagATATCTAACATCTCCTTAAATATACGGATTGATGTATATTACCTCGATTAGAGTGCTCAGCTCGGAATACTGAAAACCACTAGGGGGCGGTTGTTGCTGGGTGGAACTAACTTCACCGGCTTGTACAGGTGACAAGCTCTGAACGATACGCTGGGGGCAGTCTCCAGGGCAGTTCCGGCGCCGCTGCAATACGTCCTCAATCTGCCTAGTTGCTTTCTGGACGATGCCGTTTTTGTCTGGTTGCTTTACTTCAGCAAGACAAGTCCCCAGAAGTTCCTCTAGTTGATTTATTACTTCGTTTTCCAACTCTCGACGTCGCTTCTCGTTGTCAcacttatttctaaaattaaaattgacacatttaatatgaaaataaaatatgcgtATAGgcatatacttaaattttaaattatcaaaaacaaaaacaacaactgataataaatg comes from Vanessa atalanta chromosome 3, ilVanAtal1.2, whole genome shotgun sequence and encodes:
- the LOC125077224 gene encoding uncharacterized protein LOC125077224 isoform X4, which encodes MLPMVQAEPVLFNCAGHSADGASPTATLPPSLTPDSEVEGLADFFYDIDVAVVNTFSRIESCDLQLGDTWRGMQGKMSVTTPGKKIRKKSSDNKSQSQQNKCDNEKRRRELENEVINQLEELLGTCLAEVKQPDKNGIVQKATRQIEDVLQRRRNCPGDCPQRIVQSLSPVQAGEVSSTQQQPPPSGFQYSELSTLIEAIKHYTGVLGLILMEINSKGEIECVTENIKDLVLAERTELYKKSIFSLLHADDHAKLKPLLRNIQNFSWGSGDSDKFQYIHARLLLKDSNVADGSRFVDTVIHAAPVRSSSTEEAGSVMCVIRRCESAAISNDGGPTIVFRLDCNFNILSCDLSGVENCINSPISLVGVRYLDLVESSDRARVSTHLQEVVGRAGLLVVSEPYRLRIGTDGPRIRVSAQARLFPTVGEPDFIMSTNTVLGDEDVDIHDAGTSRPSLGGPLMTSVANGETSSSEPRYRSPMSPGEHQFTINDFDLETWPSSFPMGEMSGEEAKERKESGENNPAAHASPVEAPPPAAVHEEPNRLRILLSKKSVLKDLLNQEDDEATSSETSAPHTPHTPHTPHTPHTPHTPLTPASALSPLHSAQAHARPPPHMGQHQPPPHNTHQSTHHNNQLRKILNDKSDEDGEEGRRNSTDSSRGSSQSSALLSQLLSNNNGPSSNGRSQESDMYMDRIAGMKRKFEESKASTSTAKRATPENQQVSSSATGAGGGSGAPTSTASSSANSPATSSGPGMSPLCQKNQILVSLLARQQTTPPTPLPLPNPILRPYPARARAPPTLGHAHQHQHPLHMAQARHPHHTISNILTANIRGNNVNGGAGPVSSASSVDCSNMQGIQTSQGGPVGQAGQSHLQMVLQGGARAGYQPAPPHYPYNNQAQSGGGMRAQSGTSGDSEVPNDKTLSDILDEVIENMPYNDRSAPDVNVLMDMESNRQLRSDYAGVKEKNDVINAITQSLMQFETATKSPVSSSPSVQASAYPAQSQGSCTMSGGAGALYGLVARSDADSVRARAVVEQQRTRLLQMQRSQQMLVSPEAAEQPQADLGSTINALVSATPPNVALKRTDFHNLYHHTNQMGPNYGANKMPSSQQNPMLSRQLGAGGAGGAGSAGAYAAALHTPVAPQPYLRAPRPHHVGGYYEESDVGVRALCGEFARRMAQGAHPAHPPHPPHPPHPPHPPHPPHPPHPPHTPHASPHDHPLSCVGGVGGVSGGGGVGGVGGVGGAAGGGTSEYVRNELRAVVGARSARPDLHALHAPELDPLLTFDMPAPEYYGGLGGGGGGR
- the LOC125077224 gene encoding uncharacterized protein LOC125077224 isoform X7, translated to MLPMVQAEPVLFNCAGHSADGASPTATLPPSLTPDSEVEGLADFFYDIDVAVVNTFSRIESCDLQLGDTWRGMQGKMSVTTPGKKIRKKSSDNKSQSQQNKCDNEKRRRELENEVINQLEELLGTCLAEVKQPDKNGIVQKATRQIEDVLQRRRNCPGDCPQRIVQSLSPVQAGEVSSTQQQPPPSGFQYSELSTLIEAIKHYTGVLGLILMEINSKGEIECVTENIKDLVLAERTELYKKSIFSLLHADDHAKLKPLLRNIQNFSWGSGDSDKFQYIHARLLLKDSNVADGSRFVDTVIHAAPVRSSSTEEAGSVMCVIRRCESAAISNDGGPTIVFRLDCNFNILSCDLSGVENCINSPISLVGVRYLDLVESSDRARVSTHLQEVVGRAGLLVVSEPYRLRIGTDGPRIRVSAQARLFPTVGEPDFIMSTNTVLGDEDVDIHDAGTSRPSLGGPLMTSVANGETSSSEPRYRSPMSPGEHQFTINDFDLETWPSSFPMGEMSGEEAKERKESGENNPAAHASPVEAPPPAAVHEEPNRLRILLSKKSVLKDLLNQEDDEATSSETSAPHTPHTPHTPHTPHTPHTPLTPASALSPLHSAQAHARPPPHMGQHQPPPHNTHQSTHHNNQLRKILNDKSDEDGEEGRRNSTDSSRGSSQSSALLSQLLSNNNGPSSNGRSQESDMYMDRIAGMKRKFEESKASTSTAKRATPENQQVSSSATGAGGGSGAPTSTASSSANSPATSSGPGMSPLCQKNQILVSLLARQQTTPPTPLPLPNPILRPYPARARAPPTLGHAHQHQHPLHMAQARHPHHTISNILTANIRGNNVNGGAGPVSSASSVDCSNMQGIQTSQGGPVGQAGQSHLQMVLQGGARAGYQPAPPHYPYNNQAQSGGGMRAQSGTSGDSEVPNDKTLSDILDEVIENMPYNDRSAPDVNVLMDMESNRQLRSDYAGVKEKNDVINAITQSLMQFETATKSPVSSSPSVQASAYPAQSQGSCTMSGGAGALYGLVARSDADSVRARAVVEQQRTRLLQMQRSQQMLVSPEAAEQPQADLGSTINALVSATPPNVALKRTDFHNLYHHTNQMGPNYGANKMPSSQQNPMLSRQLGAGGAGGAGSAGAYAAALHTPVAPQPYLRAPRPHHVGGYYEESDVGVRALCGEFARRMAQGAHPAHPPHPPHPPHPPHPPHPPHPPHPPHTPHASPHDHPLSFCNAIRPKQKREVLSTSKKRKFRRE